A single Apodemus sylvaticus chromosome 20, mApoSyl1.1, whole genome shotgun sequence DNA region contains:
- the LOC127671248 gene encoding olfactory receptor 6C74-like, giving the protein MKNHTFVTTFILLGLTDDPKWQIVIFLFLFITYVLSITGNLTIILLTLLDSHLKAPMYFFLQKFSFLEISLTSTCIPRFLVSIVTMDKTISVEACLTQLFAALIFGIAQFFLLAVMSYDRYVAICKPLHYTTIMNNRVCTLLFGSCCLIALFAICPGVIVSLGLEFCGTIIEHFFCDYSPILKLSCNDTRSMQLVNFIFAIITLLITLALVMFSYGKIISTVLRFPSAQQKKKAFSTCSSHMIVVSISYGSCIFMYIKPSAEERISLNKGIAILTLALAPVLNPFIYTLRNKQVKEALKDIIKKCTLATSK; this is encoded by the coding sequence ATGAAAAATCATACATTCGTGACAACCTTTATTCTTCTGGGATTGACAGATGACCCAAAGTGGCAAattgtaattttcctttttctatttataACATATGTGCTGAGCATCACTGGAAATCTTACCATTATCCTTCTCACCCTGTTGGATTCCCATCTCAAAGCACCCATGTATTTCTTCCTTCAAAAGTTTTCCTTCTTAGAAATCTCTCTGACATCTACATGCATCCCTAGGTTCCTGGTCAGCATAGTGACCATGGATAAAACTATTTCAGTGGAGGCTTGCTTGACACAGTTATTTGCTGCCCTTATCTTTGGGATAGCACAGTTTTTCTTGCTGGCTGTCATGTCCTACGATCGCTATGTGGCCATATGTAAACCCCTTCATTATACAACCATCATGAACAACAGAGTCTGTACATTGCTGTTTGGCAGCTGCTGTTTAATTGCTTTGTTTGCGATCTGCCCTGGGGTCATTGTGAGTCTGGGTTTGGAATTCTGTGGTACTATTATTGAACACTTTTTTTGTGACTATTCCCCCATCTTGAAGCTTTCCTGCAATGATACAAGGTCCATGCAACTGGTCAATTTCATTTTTGCTATCATTACTCTCCTGATTACCTTGGCACTAGTAATGTTCTCTTACGGGAAAATCATAAGTACAGTTCTGAGGTTCCCCTCGGCTCAGCAGAAGAAGAAGGCCTTCTCCACCTGTTCCTCACACATGATCGTTGTCTCCATCTCTTATGGCAGCTGcatttttatgtacatcaaacCTTCTGCGGAGGAGAGAATCTCTTTAAACAAGGGGATTGCCATACTCACTCTTGCACTTGCACCTGTACTAAACCCTTTTATATACACCCTAAGAAATAAGCAAGTCAAAGAAGCActaaaggacatcatcaaaaaaTGTACCCTAGCTACTTCAAAGTAG